The Sphingomonas sp. G-3-2-10 DNA window TCCTTCAGCGCGGTGGTGCGGATCGCCTGCAGGTCCGATCCGGCGCCCGGCTCGCTCATCGCGATTGCCGCGACGCTCTCGCCCGAACAGAGTTTGGGCAGCCAGCGCCGCTTCTGCTCCTCGGTGCCGTGCGCCAGCACATAGGGCAGGATGATCACATTGTGCAGCGACAGGGCGAACCCCTCGACGCCGTGCTTCGCGACTTGCTCGACCAGCGCGACATCGTGGCGGAAATCGCCGCCCGCGCCGCCATATTCGGTGGGAATCGCGACGCCGAGCAGCCCGGCCTCGCCTGCCTGCCGCCAGAAGCTGCGATCGACCTGCCCTTCGTCGCGCCATTTCTGGATGCGTTCGGGCGTCGCTTCGCGTTCGAAGAAGCGCGCAGCGCTGTCGGCCAGCAATTCGATCTCGGGATCGCGCATACAGGCAGGCGGCGGCACGTCGAGTACGGGCATGCGAGTCTCCTTATCGAAAGGTGCCGGCGGCGCGCAGTTCGGCGATCCGCTCCGGGGAATAGCCGAGCCCGGCGAGCAAAGCCTCGGTATCCTCGCCTACCTCGCGCGGCGGCGTGGGCGGATCGGCAGGCGTGCCCGACAGGCGCGGCGCGGGGGCAGGCTCGGTCTTGCCGCCCACTTCGATGAAGGTGCCGCGCGCGGCGTTGTGCGGATGCGCCGCAGCCTCGGCCATTGTCAGGATCGGCGCGACGCAGGCGCCGGTCGAATCGAACGCATCGACCCATTCGTCGCGCGGGCGCGTGGCGAACAGCGCATCGAGCCGCGCGATCTGCCGCGTCCAGCCCGACGGATCGAGCTGGCTGGCGAAATCGGGATCGTCCTTCAGCCCCAGCCCTTCGACCAGCACCGCCCAGAATTGCGGCTCGATCGCGCCGACCGAGATGAACTTGCCGTCGCTACAGGCATAGGTGCGGTAGAAGGGCGCCGCGCCGCTCAGCATCGTCGCGCCCGGCCCGTCGCGCCACAGCCCGGCGGCACGCATCCCCCAGCTCATCGCCGCGATCATCGCCGCGCCGTCGGTCATCGCGGCATCGACCACCTGCCCCGCGCCGCCGCGCTGCACCGACAGCAGCGCCGCGAGCATCCCGAAGGCGAGCATCATCCCCCCGCCGCCATAGTCGGCGACATAGTTGAACGGCGGTACGGGCGGCTGACCGGGGATGCCGATCCCTTCCAGCACACCCGCTATGGCGATGTAATTGATGTCGTGCCCCGGCGCGTCCGCCAGCGGCCCTTCCTGCCCCCATCCGGTCATCCGGCCATAGACCAGCTTCGGATTGTCGCCGATCAGCAGCTCCGGCCCCAGCCCCAGCCGTTCCATCACGCCCGGACGGAACCCCTCGATCACGCCATCGGCGCTGCGGCACAGGTCGCGCGCCACGGACACCCCCTCGGGTGTCTTGAGGTCGATCACCGCGGACCGGCGCGAGCGGGCCAGCGAACGCGGGCCGAAGCCGCCGCCGTGCCGCTCGATCCGGATCACTTCGGCGCCATGATCGCCCAGCATCATCGCGCAGAACGGGCCCGGCCCGATCCCGGCGAATTCGACGATGCGCAATCCCGCAAGCGCCCCGGCCATCATCCTCTCCCGGAGCGTGGAACCGCTCGCTTACATCGGTGTAAGTGAGCATGGCTTTCCCCGCAATCCGTCACGGATGGGGTTGCGCGCGCGGCCATGATCCGTAGAGGAGCGCGCTCATGGATCAGGTCAAAATCGCCCGCGCGCTGCTCTCGGTCTCCGACAAGAGCGGAATCATCGAACTCGGCCAGGCACTCGCCCGCCACGGTGTCGAACTCGTCTCCACCGGCGGCACCGCCACTGCGCTGCGCGATGCGGGGCTGACGGTCAGCGACATTTCCGACCTGACCGGCTTTCCCGAGATGATGGATGGCCGGGTCAAGACCCTCCACCCCAAGGTTCATGGCGGCCTGCTCGCGGTGCGCGACGACGCCGGGCACATGGCTTCGGCGAACGAGCATGCGATCGGCATGATCGATCTGGTCGTGGTCAATCTCTACCCCTTCGCCGCTACCGTCGCGAAGGGCGCGGACCGCGACACGATCATCGAGAATATCGATATCGGCGGCCCGTCGATGGTCCGCTCGGCGGCGAAGAACCACGCCTTCGTCACGATCGTCACCGATCCGGCCGACTATGCCGAGCTGATCGCGGCGATGGACGCCAATGGTGGCGCGACGAGCCTCGATTTCCGCAAGCGCCTCGCCGCGCGCGCCTTTGCCGCCA harbors:
- a CDS encoding CaiB/BaiF CoA-transferase family protein, translated to MAGALAGLRIVEFAGIGPGPFCAMMLGDHGAEVIRIERHGGGFGPRSLARSRRSAVIDLKTPEGVSVARDLCRSADGVIEGFRPGVMERLGLGPELLIGDNPKLVYGRMTGWGQEGPLADAPGHDINYIAIAGVLEGIGIPGQPPVPPFNYVADYGGGGMMLAFGMLAALLSVQRGGAGQVVDAAMTDGAAMIAAMSWGMRAAGLWRDGPGATMLSGAAPFYRTYACSDGKFISVGAIEPQFWAVLVEGLGLKDDPDFASQLDPSGWTRQIARLDALFATRPRDEWVDAFDSTGACVAPILTMAEAAAHPHNAARGTFIEVGGKTEPAPAPRLSGTPADPPTPPREVGEDTEALLAGLGYSPERIAELRAAGTFR